A window of the Acidovorax sp. YS12 genome harbors these coding sequences:
- a CDS encoding PLP-dependent aminotransferase family protein, with amino-acid sequence MNKKARNTWVKPLSTGSGPRYLQIADLIAKSIQSGQLHAGDQVPSQRWLAAELQVDLTTVTRAYAEARDRGLIASFGGRGSFVLGDAGPTGPHQVDLAMNTPPQPADGSMVARIQAGLQDVLARQSIDVLSRYPGNASSASAVQAARAWLRPALGDVAGQQLLLSEGAQAALFAILLSTTRPGQTVLCEKLTYPGFLQAARQLGLQVIGLDIDDDGVMPDAIEHAHRSSRAQLLYLNPTLHNPTTRTMPENRRQQIASTLARLGMTLIEDDPYRFLLNDVPPPIAALNGGVQTYYLASLSKCLSPALRTAFVLPPRGDDGGPLQEALRGVSMGGSPLLGALVEYWIRSGGARQLVQEIQREARARQTLARSLLPAQSQAHPTGIHVWMPLPTHWNQHSFAHALDGAGVSVACAQSFSLEPVMEDAVRISLGGARDQAELAQALRAVATLIAQKPRRGVHAIV; translated from the coding sequence ATGAACAAAAAAGCACGAAACACCTGGGTCAAGCCTCTGTCCACGGGCTCGGGGCCGCGCTACCTCCAGATTGCAGACCTCATTGCAAAATCCATACAGTCCGGCCAACTGCATGCAGGCGATCAGGTGCCATCACAACGCTGGCTGGCGGCAGAGCTGCAGGTGGATCTCACGACGGTGACCCGCGCCTACGCAGAAGCGCGAGACCGAGGCTTGATTGCATCTTTCGGTGGGCGCGGCTCCTTTGTCCTGGGTGATGCCGGGCCAACGGGGCCGCATCAGGTGGATCTGGCCATGAACACGCCGCCGCAGCCTGCGGATGGTTCGATGGTCGCGCGGATCCAGGCGGGCTTGCAGGATGTACTGGCACGCCAGTCAATCGATGTGTTGTCTCGATATCCGGGCAACGCTTCGAGTGCCTCAGCTGTTCAGGCTGCCCGGGCCTGGCTACGGCCAGCACTCGGTGACGTGGCGGGTCAACAACTCCTCCTAAGCGAAGGGGCTCAGGCTGCGCTTTTCGCGATTCTCTTGTCGACAACACGTCCCGGTCAGACCGTGCTATGCGAAAAGCTGACCTATCCGGGTTTCCTGCAAGCCGCTCGTCAGCTCGGTCTGCAGGTCATCGGACTCGACATTGACGATGACGGGGTCATGCCGGACGCGATTGAACATGCGCACCGTAGTTCCCGCGCCCAGTTGCTGTACCTGAATCCGACGTTGCACAACCCTACGACGAGAACCATGCCGGAGAACCGTCGCCAGCAGATTGCCTCGACGCTGGCGCGACTGGGCATGACATTGATCGAAGATGATCCGTATCGCTTCCTCTTGAATGATGTGCCTCCCCCCATTGCTGCGCTCAATGGCGGTGTGCAGACCTACTATCTGGCTTCGTTGTCGAAGTGCCTGTCCCCCGCACTGCGCACGGCGTTCGTCCTGCCGCCGCGCGGTGATGACGGCGGCCCTCTCCAGGAAGCATTGCGTGGGGTGAGCATGGGTGGATCTCCACTGCTTGGGGCGCTTGTCGAATACTGGATCCGCAGTGGGGGCGCTCGACAACTCGTTCAGGAAATCCAGCGCGAAGCGCGGGCCCGGCAGACTCTCGCCCGATCGCTGCTGCCCGCACAGTCGCAGGCGCATCCCACCGGGATACATGTCTGGATGCCGCTGCCAACGCATTGGAATCAGCACAGTTTTGCCCATGCGCTGGATGGGGCCGGAGTCAGCGTGGCTTGTGCCCAATCGTTCAGTTTGGAGCCTGTCATGGAAGACGCGGTACGCATCTCCTTGGGGGGAGCGCGTGACCAGGCTGAGTTGGCCCAGGCACTTCGGGCGGTTGCAACGCTGATTGCGCAGAAGCCACGGCGAGGTGTTCATGCCATTGTCTAG
- a CDS encoding cytochrome ubiquinol oxidase subunit I, with protein sequence MLDFSALDLARIQFGFTISFHIIFPAITIGLAAFLAVLEGLWLWKNDDTYLELYHFWSKIFAVNFAMGVVSGLVMAYQFGTNWSFYSQFAGSITGPLLVYEVLTAFFLEAGFLGVMLFGWNKVGRSLHFFATVMVALGTMISATWILASNSWMQTPQGHEVINGVVVPVDWIAVIFNPSFPYRLAHMVTAAMLATALFVGASGAWHLLRGHRQPAVKRMFSMALWMVLFTAPLQIFIGDMHGLNTLKHQPAKIAAVEGHWENTPGEGVPLILFGLPDMQAEATRYKIEIPNLASLILTHSKDGQIPGLKEFAPEDRPNSPIVFWSFRIMAGLGMLMLLLGLYGAWARWRRRLYESLLLTRFALWMGPSGLIAILAGWYVTEIGRQPWVVYGLMRTKDAVSNHSAMTLSIGLIILVVMYLFIFGLGIAYMLRLVKQGPESLHSEAAPHGPSINQRPARPLSAVNEPMSSTTKAP encoded by the coding sequence ATGCTCGACTTCAGCGCCTTGGACCTCGCCAGGATTCAATTCGGCTTCACCATCTCCTTTCACATCATCTTTCCGGCCATCACCATCGGTCTGGCGGCCTTCCTGGCTGTGCTTGAAGGCCTATGGCTGTGGAAAAACGATGACACCTACCTCGAGCTCTACCACTTCTGGTCCAAGATCTTTGCGGTGAACTTCGCCATGGGCGTGGTCTCCGGCTTGGTGATGGCTTACCAGTTCGGAACCAACTGGAGTTTCTATTCACAGTTCGCGGGCAGCATCACGGGCCCATTGCTGGTCTACGAGGTACTGACCGCCTTCTTCCTGGAAGCGGGCTTCCTGGGCGTCATGCTCTTTGGGTGGAACAAGGTGGGGCGCAGTCTGCACTTCTTCGCCACGGTCATGGTCGCCCTCGGCACGATGATCTCGGCTACATGGATCCTGGCATCCAACAGCTGGATGCAGACACCGCAAGGCCATGAGGTCATCAACGGAGTGGTCGTTCCAGTGGACTGGATCGCGGTGATTTTCAATCCGTCCTTCCCCTACCGCCTAGCCCACATGGTGACGGCAGCAATGCTTGCTACGGCATTGTTTGTTGGCGCTTCGGGTGCCTGGCACCTGCTGCGGGGACATCGTCAACCTGCGGTCAAGCGCATGTTTTCGATGGCGCTGTGGATGGTGCTCTTCACCGCACCTCTGCAAATTTTCATTGGCGACATGCACGGGCTCAATACCCTCAAACACCAGCCTGCCAAGATCGCCGCGGTTGAGGGCCACTGGGAGAACACCCCTGGAGAAGGCGTACCCCTGATCCTGTTCGGCCTACCCGATATGCAGGCAGAGGCCACCCGCTACAAGATCGAGATACCCAACCTGGCCAGTCTGATCCTCACCCACAGCAAGGACGGCCAGATCCCCGGCTTGAAGGAATTTGCGCCTGAGGATCGGCCCAACTCTCCCATCGTCTTCTGGTCTTTTCGAATCATGGCTGGGCTTGGCATGCTGATGTTGTTGCTCGGGCTGTATGGCGCCTGGGCGCGCTGGCGGCGGCGACTATACGAGAGCCTGTTACTGACACGTTTTGCACTTTGGATGGGGCCCTCCGGTTTGATCGCCATTCTGGCTGGTTGGTACGTCACTGAAATTGGACGTCAACCTTGGGTTGTCTACGGTCTGATGCGGACCAAGGATGCCGTTTCCAACCACTCTGCCATGACCCTCTCCATTGGATTGATCATCCTGGTCGTGATGTATCTGTTCATATTTGGCCTGGGCATTGCTTACATGCTGAGGCTAGTCAAGCAGGGGCCCGAAAGCCTGCACAGCGAAGCCGCACCGCATGGTCCTTCGATCAATCAAAGACCCGCGCGTCCGCTGTCCGCGGTCAATGAACCCATGTCTTCGACGACAAAAGCACCATAA
- the cydB gene encoding cytochrome d ubiquinol oxidase subunit II — translation MGIDLPLIWFLIIGFGIMMYVIMDGFDLGIGILFPLIPGREDRDTMVNTVAPVWDGNETWLVLGGAGLMAAFPKAYAVLLSALYIPALCLLAGLIWRGVSFEFRFKADEAHKPFWDKAFMAGSFVAAFFQGVILGAFLDGHQVVNGVTVGNAMSWLTPFSVFAGLGIVIAYALLGATWLILKTDGLLQSRIKDMTRPILLALLAAMVIVSLWTPLTHASIAARWFDWPNLAFFAPVPLLVVVSAYAILRSLQGAPHAGPFVWSLILVFLGYSGLVISIWPNILPPDISIWDAAAPPQSLGFALVGALLIIPFILAYTAWSYYVFRGKVKAGDGYH, via the coding sequence ATGGGAATCGATCTTCCCCTTATCTGGTTTTTGATCATCGGCTTCGGCATCATGATGTACGTCATCATGGACGGCTTCGACCTGGGAATCGGCATCCTGTTTCCGCTGATCCCTGGTCGCGAAGACCGCGACACCATGGTCAACACCGTCGCGCCGGTCTGGGATGGCAACGAAACCTGGCTGGTTCTGGGCGGCGCGGGCCTGATGGCCGCGTTTCCCAAGGCCTACGCCGTGCTGTTGAGCGCACTCTACATTCCCGCGCTGTGCCTGTTGGCTGGCCTGATCTGGCGCGGCGTCTCCTTCGAGTTCCGATTCAAGGCCGACGAAGCCCACAAGCCATTCTGGGACAAGGCCTTCATGGCGGGCTCTTTCGTGGCGGCCTTCTTTCAAGGCGTCATCCTTGGCGCGTTCCTCGATGGGCATCAGGTGGTCAACGGAGTTACCGTCGGCAATGCAATGAGTTGGCTCACGCCGTTCAGTGTGTTCGCCGGCCTGGGAATTGTCATCGCCTATGCACTGCTCGGCGCCACATGGCTGATCCTGAAAACGGATGGGCTTTTACAAAGCAGGATCAAGGACATGACGCGTCCGATCCTCTTGGCCCTGTTGGCGGCGATGGTCATCGTGAGTCTCTGGACACCACTCACCCACGCCAGCATCGCGGCTCGCTGGTTCGACTGGCCCAACCTTGCATTCTTCGCGCCGGTTCCGCTCCTTGTCGTGGTATCGGCCTACGCCATACTTCGCTCGCTGCAAGGCGCCCCGCATGCAGGGCCCTTCGTCTGGTCGTTGATTCTGGTGTTCCTAGGCTACTCGGGGCTCGTCATCAGCATCTGGCCTAACATCCTGCCACCGGACATCTCCATCTGGGATGCTGCCGCTCCACCGCAGAGCCTGGGATTCGCACTCGTGGGCGCATTGCTGATCATTCCCTTCATCCTGGCCTATACCGCATGGTCGTACTATGTCTTCCGTGGCAAAGTGAAAGCTGGAGATGGGTATCACTGA
- a CDS encoding DUF2474 domain-containing protein — translation MKHPVSPTYGWGKRLIWLVAIWTCSITALGAMAWVMRMIMRAAGMAS, via the coding sequence ATGAAGCACCCTGTCTCCCCCACCTACGGGTGGGGCAAACGCCTCATCTGGCTTGTCGCCATTTGGACCTGCAGCATCACCGCCTTAGGTGCTATGGCATGGGTGATGCGCATGATAATGCGCGCCGCAGGCATGGCCTCATAA
- a CDS encoding methylated-DNA--[protein]-cysteine S-methyltransferase: MALLHCRLPTPLGDMLAIASSNGLCLLEFVGQHGVEREQRQVEAARGGPSCAGMDAVLTQAGAELAQYFAGQRQCFGVPLDLVGTPFQQQAWQALCAIPYGQTRSYAEQARTIGRPTAFRAVAAANGGNKVSIIVPCHRVIGSDGRLTGFGGGLPRKQALLALEQAGQRNLFPG; the protein is encoded by the coding sequence ATGGCCTTGCTGCACTGCCGCCTGCCGACCCCGCTGGGAGACATGCTCGCCATTGCCTCGTCCAACGGGCTGTGCCTGCTGGAGTTTGTGGGCCAGCACGGTGTGGAGCGGGAGCAGCGCCAGGTGGAGGCCGCGCGTGGCGGGCCGTCGTGCGCAGGCATGGACGCCGTGCTGACGCAGGCAGGCGCCGAGCTGGCGCAGTACTTTGCAGGCCAGCGCCAGTGCTTCGGCGTACCGCTCGACCTGGTGGGAACCCCGTTCCAGCAGCAGGCCTGGCAGGCGCTGTGCGCCATTCCCTACGGCCAGACGCGCAGCTACGCCGAGCAGGCCCGCACCATCGGCCGCCCCACTGCTTTCCGCGCCGTGGCGGCGGCGAATGGGGGCAACAAGGTTTCCATCATCGTGCCCTGCCACCGCGTGATCGGCAGCGACGGCCGCCTGACCGGCTTCGGCGGCGGCCTGCCGCGCAAGCAGGCGCTGCTGGCGCTGGAGCAGGCGGGGCAGCGAAACCTGTTTCCCGGGTGA
- the cobO gene encoding cob(I)yrinic acid a,c-diamide adenosyltransferase, with the protein MQIETPPSDKPYDKAEGERRGLVIVNTGDGKGKSTAAFGLAFRATGRGKAVKVFQFMKVPSARFGEHRLAEQVGLPIEGLGDGFSWKSKDLEHSAQLARDGWAKARAAILSGAYFLVVLDEITYPLIYGWLPLPDVLETLAARPRDVHVCLTGRRCPEEIVAIADTVTEMRLVKHAFQAGIPAQRGIED; encoded by the coding sequence ATGCAGATCGAAACGCCCCCCAGCGACAAACCCTATGACAAGGCCGAAGGCGAGCGCCGCGGCCTGGTCATCGTCAATACCGGCGACGGCAAGGGCAAGAGCACGGCCGCCTTCGGCCTGGCGTTCCGCGCCACCGGGCGCGGCAAGGCCGTGAAGGTGTTCCAGTTCATGAAGGTGCCCAGCGCGCGCTTCGGCGAGCACCGCCTGGCCGAGCAGGTGGGGCTGCCCATCGAGGGCCTGGGCGATGGCTTCAGCTGGAAGAGCAAGGACCTGGAACACTCGGCCCAGCTCGCGCGCGACGGCTGGGCCAAGGCGCGCGCGGCCATCCTCTCGGGGGCGTACTTCCTGGTGGTGCTCGACGAGATCACCTATCCGCTGATCTATGGCTGGCTGCCGCTGCCGGACGTGCTCGAAACCCTGGCGGCGCGCCCCAGGGACGTGCACGTCTGCCTCACGGGGCGCCGCTGTCCGGAGGAAATCGTTGCCATCGCCGACACCGTGACGGAAATGCGGCTCGTCAAGCATGCCTTTCAGGCCGGCATACCCGCGCAACGCGGCATCGAGGATTGA
- a CDS encoding SpoIIE family protein phosphatase has product MPETSVYLSDFRPHLRQPSAADLCLPVPCMTPEETNEKVLEVFAQHRDLVSLPVVEGAQPIGLINRNIFLSQISKPFRMELYGRKSCIAFMDKEPLVVEASMDIEALTFKAVECGEKALSDGFIITREGQFAGVGNGLQLMRVVADMQAAHNRQILHSIEYASVIQQATLHSSREVLARVCPVADLVWEPRDIVGGDFYQFHAEDGGWFATVADCTGHGVPGAFMTLIASSSLDQAVRQHGARDPAALLAQVNRSIKQMLGQVDGQDGTPASDDGMDAACFWFEPACGRLVFAGARLSLFVLRPGADAVDSIDGQRKGVGYVDSAFDFAWHNVELALPPGSLVFVTTDGLVDQVGGARAIAFGKRRIRELLLEHAHGTPAEVNRAMRAALGAWQGTQHRRDDLTFFCFRT; this is encoded by the coding sequence ATGCCAGAGACCTCCGTTTACCTGAGCGACTTCCGCCCCCACTTGCGCCAGCCGAGCGCGGCGGATCTGTGCCTCCCCGTGCCCTGCATGACGCCGGAGGAAACCAACGAGAAAGTGCTCGAAGTCTTCGCGCAGCACCGCGACCTGGTCAGCCTGCCCGTGGTGGAAGGTGCGCAGCCCATCGGCCTGATCAACCGCAACATCTTCCTGTCGCAGATCAGCAAACCGTTCCGCATGGAGCTGTATGGCCGCAAGAGCTGCATCGCCTTCATGGACAAGGAGCCGCTGGTGGTGGAGGCCTCGATGGACATCGAGGCGCTGACCTTCAAGGCCGTGGAGTGCGGCGAAAAAGCGCTCTCGGATGGTTTCATCATCACCCGCGAGGGCCAGTTCGCAGGCGTGGGCAACGGCCTGCAGCTCATGCGCGTGGTGGCGGACATGCAGGCCGCGCACAACCGCCAGATCCTGCACAGCATCGAGTATGCGAGCGTGATCCAGCAGGCCACGCTGCACAGCTCGCGCGAGGTTCTGGCCCGCGTCTGCCCGGTGGCGGACCTGGTCTGGGAGCCGCGCGACATCGTGGGGGGCGACTTCTACCAGTTCCACGCCGAGGACGGCGGCTGGTTCGCCACCGTGGCGGACTGCACCGGGCACGGCGTGCCCGGTGCCTTCATGACCTTGATCGCCTCCAGCAGCCTGGACCAGGCCGTGCGCCAGCACGGCGCCCGCGACCCGGCGGCGCTGCTCGCGCAGGTCAACCGCAGCATCAAGCAGATGCTGGGCCAGGTCGACGGCCAGGACGGCACGCCGGCCTCGGACGACGGCATGGATGCCGCCTGCTTCTGGTTCGAGCCGGCGTGCGGGCGGCTGGTCTTCGCGGGGGCGCGCCTGTCGCTGTTCGTGCTGCGCCCGGGCGCCGATGCCGTGGACAGCATCGACGGCCAGCGCAAGGGCGTGGGCTACGTGGACAGCGCATTCGACTTCGCCTGGCACAACGTGGAACTGGCGCTGCCGCCCGGCAGCCTGGTGTTCGTCACCACCGACGGCCTCGTCGACCAGGTGGGCGGCGCGCGCGCCATCGCCTTCGGCAAGCGCCGCATACGCGAGCTGCTGCTGGAGCACGCGCACGGCACGCCCGCCGAGGTGAACCGTGCCATGCGGGCCGCGCTGGGCGCCTGGCAGGGCACGCAGCACCGCCGCGACGACCTGACTTTCTTCTGCTTTCGCACCTGA
- a CDS encoding DUF1987 domain-containing protein has product MDNLYIAPTPSSPEVDFRFDTHRLSLRGESYPENAAAFYADVIAQLKAYLAQPQDRPIDVQIALAYFNSSSTKMLFNLIEALNDAAQAGRQVDLHWYHDEEDDTLFEFGQELSSDFPALRFLSHPVRPA; this is encoded by the coding sequence ATGGACAACCTCTACATCGCACCGACACCAAGCTCCCCGGAAGTGGACTTCCGCTTCGACACCCACCGGCTCAGCCTGCGCGGAGAGTCCTACCCGGAAAACGCCGCCGCCTTCTACGCCGACGTGATCGCACAGCTCAAGGCCTATCTGGCGCAGCCGCAGGACCGCCCCATCGACGTGCAAATCGCCCTGGCGTACTTCAACAGCTCCAGCACCAAGATGCTGTTCAACCTGATCGAAGCGCTCAACGACGCCGCCCAGGCAGGCCGCCAGGTCGACCTGCACTGGTACCACGACGAGGAAGACGACACCCTCTTCGAGTTCGGGCAGGAGCTCAGCAGCGACTTTCCCGCCCTGCGCTTCCTGAGCCATCCGGTGAGGCCCGCCTGA
- a CDS encoding GGDEF domain-containing protein translates to MQVPSILSPPDLFGAEHQALLAAQAAHAAGAATGAAACHQALGDLLAAYERLLRETRRLVRRSDRAELEMTRLNQRLQDLAAELEHRATHDPLTGVFNRAAIIEHVNRTFARQDLGLIVLDIDHFKRVNDAFGHPVGDTVILGVIACLQQAVPPAAEIGRVGGEEFTVLLPGQDIQASEQVAHAARQAIASHRFRLPDGSGITASFGVSWLPCGHCFDDAYDLADQALYAAKRAGRNRVVRAPIPEHA, encoded by the coding sequence ATGCAAGTCCCGTCCATCCTCTCGCCGCCCGACCTCTTCGGCGCCGAGCACCAGGCCCTGCTGGCGGCGCAGGCGGCCCACGCGGCCGGCGCCGCCACGGGCGCCGCCGCGTGCCACCAGGCGCTGGGCGACCTGCTGGCGGCCTACGAACGCCTGCTGCGGGAAACGCGCCGGCTCGTGCGCCGCAGCGACCGGGCGGAGCTGGAGATGACGCGGCTCAACCAGCGCCTGCAGGACCTGGCCGCCGAGCTGGAGCACCGGGCCACGCATGACCCGCTGACCGGCGTGTTCAACCGGGCAGCGATCATCGAGCACGTCAACCGCACCTTCGCGCGCCAGGACCTGGGCCTGATCGTCCTGGACATCGACCACTTCAAGCGCGTCAACGACGCCTTCGGCCACCCGGTGGGCGACACGGTGATCCTGGGCGTCATCGCCTGCCTCCAGCAGGCCGTGCCGCCGGCCGCGGAGATCGGCCGCGTCGGCGGCGAGGAATTCACGGTGCTGCTGCCGGGGCAGGACATCCAGGCCAGCGAGCAGGTGGCGCACGCGGCACGCCAGGCCATCGCATCGCACCGCTTCCGCCTGCCCGATGGCAGCGGCATCACGGCCAGCTTCGGCGTGAGCTGGCTGCCTTGCGGCCATTGCTTCGACGATGCCTACGACCTCGCCGACCAGGCCCTGTACGCGGCCAAGCGCGCCGGCCGCAACCGGGTGGTGCGGGCGCCCATCCCCGAGCATGCCTAG
- a CDS encoding bifunctional diguanylate cyclase/phosphodiesterase, producing MPTTSPTRPCTRPSAPAATGWCGRPSPSMPSVLSRQEPHAMQPMDPHSAPGDLHSRELLERLHRAAYYDPLVQLPNRALFIEKVDACVQRQAQDHVLALVDIDDFSATNDLMGHRFGDRLLGAVTRCLAHALPASVLLARVGADTFGILGCAQEVQPHRLLECVRQPLAIEGTPHKVSLTCGYVLLSGGTRCGDDLVKDATIALKRAKRDHRGQHLRYSPQMGAEARRRARLLSDLRAAIEGAELFLVYQPQIHLGHGTLVGLEALLRWRTRDGTLVPPDQFIPMAEHSGLIVALGQWVLSTACQAMRMLLDAGLAPQRMAVNVSMVQLRDPGFLESVYAALAASGLQGQHLELEITESVAVLPTQLLESTLSALRARGITVAIDDFGTGYSSLSCLERLPLDRIKIDRSFAQQLGVPHGARIAEMIAQLGCKLGLQVLAEGIEDHATQLALLAMGCHEGQGYYIAQPMELPALSDWLRRQAALTLAA from the coding sequence ATGCCTACGACCTCGCCGACCAGGCCCTGTACGCGGCCAAGCGCGCCGGCCGCAACCGGGTGGTGCGGGCGCCCATCCCCGAGCATGCCTAGCGTGCTGTCCCGCCAGGAGCCGCACGCCATGCAACCAATGGACCCGCATTCAGCGCCAGGCGACCTGCACAGCCGGGAGCTGCTCGAACGCCTGCACCGCGCGGCCTACTACGACCCCCTGGTGCAGCTGCCCAACCGGGCGCTGTTCATCGAGAAGGTCGATGCATGCGTGCAGCGCCAGGCACAGGACCATGTCCTGGCGCTGGTGGACATCGACGACTTCAGCGCCACCAACGACCTGATGGGCCACCGCTTCGGCGACCGGCTGCTCGGCGCCGTCACCCGCTGCCTGGCCCATGCCCTGCCCGCCAGCGTACTGCTGGCCCGGGTGGGCGCAGATACCTTCGGCATCCTGGGCTGCGCGCAGGAGGTGCAGCCCCACCGGCTGCTGGAATGCGTGCGCCAGCCCCTGGCCATCGAAGGCACGCCGCACAAGGTTTCGCTGACCTGCGGCTACGTGCTGCTGTCGGGCGGCACCCGCTGCGGCGACGACCTGGTCAAGGACGCGACCATCGCGCTCAAGCGCGCCAAGCGCGACCACCGGGGGCAGCACCTGCGCTATTCGCCCCAGATGGGCGCCGAGGCGCGCCGCCGCGCCAGGCTGCTGTCGGACCTGCGCGCCGCCATCGAAGGGGCGGAACTGTTCCTGGTCTACCAGCCGCAGATCCACCTGGGCCACGGCACCCTGGTGGGCCTGGAGGCGCTGCTGCGCTGGCGCACCCGGGACGGCACGCTGGTGCCGCCCGACCAGTTCATCCCCATGGCCGAGCACTCCGGGCTGATCGTGGCGCTGGGCCAGTGGGTGCTGTCCACCGCATGCCAGGCCATGCGCATGCTCCTGGACGCCGGGCTGGCGCCGCAGCGCATGGCCGTCAACGTCTCGATGGTGCAGTTGCGCGACCCCGGCTTCCTGGAAAGCGTGTATGCCGCACTGGCCGCAAGCGGCCTGCAGGGCCAGCACCTGGAGCTGGAAATCACCGAATCCGTGGCCGTGCTGCCCACGCAGTTGCTCGAATCCACGCTGAGCGCGCTGCGCGCCCGGGGCATCACCGTGGCCATCGACGACTTCGGCACCGGCTACTCGTCGCTGAGCTGCCTGGAGCGCCTGCCGCTGGACCGCATCAAGATCGACCGCAGCTTCGCGCAGCAGCTCGGCGTGCCCCATGGCGCGCGCATCGCCGAAATGATCGCGCAGCTCGGGTGCAAGCTCGGCCTGCAGGTCCTGGCCGAAGGCATAGAAGACCACGCGACCCAGCTGGCGCTGCTCGCCATGGGGTGCCACGAAGGCCAGGGCTACTACATCGCCCAGCCCATGGAACTGCCCGCGCTGTCCGACTGGCTCAGGCGCCAGGCCGCCCTCACCCTGGCGGCCTGA
- a CDS encoding ABC transporter ATP-binding protein, with protein sequence MNSVAVSARQIRASIGKSPILHGIDLQLPEARWTSIVGPNGAGKSTLLKVLAGLLSASGEVALLGRPLHAIPARERACLLAWLGQNEGSADDLTSYDVAMLGRLPHQPWLAPPSDADHAAVEHALRTTQAWDWRDRPLAQLSGGERQRVLLARALAVQARVLLMDEPLANLDPPHQTDWLHTVRTLVAGGGTVVSVLHEVSIALQADDMVIMAAGRVVHHGACRDGATHAALEQVFGRRIQVRQIDGMWMALPRV encoded by the coding sequence ATGAATTCAGTAGCTGTCAGCGCGCGCCAGATAAGGGCCAGCATCGGAAAAAGCCCCATATTGCACGGTATCGACCTGCAGTTGCCCGAGGCGCGCTGGACCAGCATCGTCGGCCCCAACGGCGCGGGCAAATCCACCTTGCTCAAGGTGCTGGCGGGCCTGCTTTCCGCGAGCGGCGAGGTGGCCTTGCTGGGCCGCCCGCTGCACGCCATCCCGGCCCGCGAGCGCGCCTGCCTGCTGGCGTGGCTGGGGCAGAACGAAGGTTCGGCCGACGACCTCACGAGCTACGACGTGGCCATGCTCGGCCGCCTGCCGCACCAGCCCTGGCTGGCCCCGCCGTCCGATGCCGACCATGCGGCGGTGGAACACGCACTGCGCACCACGCAGGCCTGGGACTGGCGCGACCGGCCCCTGGCCCAACTCTCGGGCGGCGAGCGCCAGCGGGTGCTGCTGGCCCGCGCCCTGGCCGTGCAGGCGCGCGTGCTGCTGATGGACGAGCCGCTGGCCAACCTCGACCCCCCGCACCAGACCGACTGGCTGCACACCGTGCGCACCCTGGTCGCGGGCGGCGGCACCGTGGTCAGCGTGCTGCACGAAGTCTCCATCGCGCTGCAGGCCGACGACATGGTCATCATGGCCGCGGGCCGCGTGGTGCACCACGGCGCTTGCCGGGACGGCGCCACCCATGCCGCGCTGGAGCAGGTGTTCGGGCGCCGCATCCAGGTGCGCCAGATCGACGGCATGTGGATGGCGCTGCCGCGTGTCTGA